In Leptospira wolffii serovar Khorat str. Khorat-H2, a genomic segment contains:
- a CDS encoding c-type cytochrome, with amino-acid sequence MKTRAILISLSVSILSLFLLLNCGDKEKPKEEVAAPAASAAPALTPELEQGKEIFEQNCSACHGLKGAGDGAAAASLNPKPRNYKAPANEWKNGPTEAGVLKTLQKGIPGSPMVAYQYLGDEKLKLVAKYVVYLNQN; translated from the coding sequence ATGAAAACTCGGGCAATCTTGATTTCCCTTTCCGTTTCTATCCTCTCCCTCTTTCTTTTACTGAACTGCGGAGATAAAGAAAAACCAAAAGAAGAAGTTGCCGCACCGGCTGCGAGTGCTGCACCAGCTTTGACTCCAGAGTTAGAGCAAGGTAAAGAAATTTTTGAGCAGAATTGTTCCGCTTGCCACGGACTGAAAGGCGCGGGAGACGGAGCTGCGGCCGCAAGCTTGAATCCTAAACCGAGAAATTACAAGGCTCCGGCTAACGAGTGGAAAAACGGTCCTACCGAAGCTGGCGTTTTGAAAACTCTTCAAAAAGGTATTCCAGGTAGCCCGATGGTTGCTTACCAATACCTGGGAGATGAAAAATTAAAACTCGTAGCTAAATACGTGGTTTACCTGAATCAAAACTAA
- a CDS encoding Zn-ribbon domain-containing OB-fold protein, translating to METAQLNALTGKKCKDCGFEATDPVVSCTSCGSENVEPKTFSGKGKVYTYTVVHVGFGHIASRAPYVLAVIALEEGAKTMGIVEGEYQGKPVTESIAIDMPVRFERTEEKTGFIFQPA from the coding sequence ATGGAGACCGCACAATTGAACGCATTGACTGGAAAAAAATGTAAGGACTGCGGATTCGAAGCAACGGATCCAGTTGTATCCTGCACGAGTTGCGGATCGGAAAACGTGGAACCCAAAACTTTTTCCGGTAAAGGAAAAGTTTACACTTACACAGTGGTCCATGTCGGCTTCGGTCATATAGCCTCAAGAGCTCCTTATGTATTAGCCGTAATCGCTCTGGAAGAAGGAGCAAAGACCATGGGAATCGTCGAAGGAGAATACCAAGGAAAACCGGTAACCGAGTCGATCGCCATTGATATGCCTGTCCGTTTCGAAAGAACCGAAGAAAAAACCGGGTTTATTTTCCAACCCGCTTAA